The sequence ACCGGATGCGGCGGAGGTCGCTGACCAGGTCGAGCTCGTGGGCGTCCTTGAGGAGCACCCCGGAGACGCCCGCGGAGAGGCAGGAGCGGAGCAGGGCGCCCTCGACGAACGCGGTGAAGATCACCACCTGCGCCGACGGCACCGTGGCCCGGATCCGGCGGCAGAGATCGGCGGAACGGACGTCCGGGAGCCGGAGGTCGAGGAGGATCAGGTCGGGTGCGGTGGCGATCGCGGTCTCGACCGCGTCGCGGGCGGTGGAGGCCTGGCCCACCACCTCGAAGTCGGGCGCGTGGGCGAGCAGGCGCCGGATCCCGGAGATGACGATGGGGTGGTCGTCGACCAGCAGGACCCTAGTACGGGTCGCCATCACCCCGTCCGGTGGGGATGCAGACCCGCAGCGTGGCGCCGCCGTCGTCATTGTTGAAGAGCGACACGTCACCGCCCAGGGCCTGGGCGCGACCGAGGATGGCGGGGAGGCCCCAGCCGCGGCCGTGGTCGGGCGCGACCTCGAGCTCGAAGCGGCGGGGCAGGCCGCGCCCGTCGTCCTGGACCACCAGGGTGACGTGCTCGGCGTCGTACTTCACGGTGATCGCCACCGAGGCGGCGCCGGCGTGGCGCTCGATGTTGTAGAGCCCCTCCCGGACGCTGGAGAGCAGCACCCCCTGCACCGTCGGGCTGAGGGTGCGCGGCGAGCCCAGCACCACCAGCGAGACGGGGATGCCGCTGCGCTGGCTGAAGGGCTCGACCTGCATCTGGAGCACCGACGAGAACGCGCACTCCGCGGAGGCGGGGGCGAGGTCGCGGAGCGCCTCACGCAGCTGCGAGGAGGCGCTCGACGCCTGGCTCTGGATGTCGTCGAGGTCGGCGATGAGGTCGGGGACGTCCTCGGCCACGCGCTCCCGCGCCTTCCGGGCGGAGATGCCGATTCCGAAGAGCAGCGGGCCCAGCGAGTCGTGGAGCTCGCGGCCGATGCGCTGGCGCTCGGCGCTGACCCGCAGCCGGGTCTGCTGCTCGGCGTGGCGGGCGGCGGTGATCAGCGGCCCGACGGTGCGGGCGAATTCGAGCATGTTGGTCTGGGCGCGGTCGCCGATCGTGCCCACCCGGCGGATGCCGGCGTACAGGACGCCGATCACGTCCTCGCCGTCGTCGATGGGCACGCAGGCCAGGCCGCGCAGCCCCTCGGCCGCCACCACCGGGTTGAAGTGGTGGGAGATGGTGTCGTCGTTCTGGTAGTCGGCGACGGTGATCGGCCGGCGCTCCAGCAGGACGCGCCCGCCCAGCCCCTTCCCGGCGGGCACCTTGAGGGTGCGGATGGGTTTGCTGTTGGCCTGGCAGGTGCCGCGCATCGCCAGCAGGCTGGCGTTCTCGGTCACCGCGAGGGAGGTGAAGTCGGTGCCCGCGAGGTTGTGAGCCTCCTGGGCCGCGCGCGCCGCCAGCACCGAACTGTCGAGCAGCCCGCACAGCCGCCGGGTGGCTAGGTGGAGGGCTCGCAGATCCTCCAGGGCCGAGACCGCCGCCTCTTCCGGGCTTCGCCTCATCCTTGCCTCTCATCCGTCTCGCCGGGTCACCGGAGTGACACGTCTCGTTCGGAATAGACAAGTGACGCCGATGGATCTTTCACCGGGGGGCGGACGGGGAGTGAACGGCGGTTTTCCACAGGCCGATGCGGCCAGTCCGGCTCAACGCTCCAGACGCGGCAGCAGTGGGCTGAGAGTGCGCTCCCTGACGCAGCCTGCCCAGACCCCGGCGCCGTAGGCGGCGGCGTCGGCGAGACGCAGCGCACCATAGCTCACGGGGTCGAGGGGCGGCCGCTGCCGCCACCACTCCGCCAGCGGGGGCAGCAGCGCCACGGCGGCGAGGGGGCGGCGGGTCCGCGGCATCAGCAGCGCCGCGGCCAGCGCCGCCGGCCACCAGGCGCGCACCAGCTGCTCGGCGAGGACCCGGGCGGTGGTGCGGTGGCCGGCCATGGTCAGCCGTGACGCCTCCCCCCAGGGGTGGTCGAGGGGTCGCAGCCGGCGCCCCAGCCGGGCCGTCCCCAGCGCTGCCAGCGCCGCCGCGGGCAGCGGCCGCCCGAGCACCAGCAGCCCCCAGCCCAGCGCGGCGGCGGGGGAGAGGCGCACCGCGGCGAGGCGCCCGGGATGGCGGCGGGCGAGGGCCGCGGCCGAGGTGCCGTAGGCGGCCCGCTGCCGCAGCCAGCCGGCGGCGCGGGCGCGGGGCTGGTGGAGGGCGCGCACCGCGGGGTCGTAGCGCGCCACCCAGCCCGCCGCCGCCAGCCGCCAGACGAAGTCGACGTCCTCGCCGACCCGCATCGCCTCGTCGAACCCGCCCAGCGCCCGCGCCGCCTCGCGCCGCACCAGCAGCACCGCGGCGGGCACGTACGGCACCGCCGTGCCCTCCGCCACCGCCGCCTCGAGGGGCCCCATGTCGAGGGGCGAGCGCACCCGCTCGTAGCCTGCCAGCCGGCCCTCGCCGGGGGCCGGGTCGGGGGCGGCGACGCGGGGCGCCACCAGGCCGACGGCGGGGTCGTCGAGGTGGGGGAGGAGGCCGTCGAGCCAGCCGGGCGCGAGCTCGCAGTCGGAGTCGACGAAGGCGACCAGCGGCGCGGTGGTGGCGCGCAGGCCGCGGTTGCGGGCGGCGGCCGGGCCCAGCGACCGGGGGTTGCGGAGCAGCAGCGCGCCGGCGGCGGCGGCGGCGCGGGCGGCGGCCGCGGCGTCCACCGAGCCGTCGTCCACCACCACCAGCTCGGCCACCGGACCGACCCCGGCGAGCGCCCGGGCCAGCCCCACCGGGCGGTCGCGGACGGGGATGACCACGGCCACGCCGGCGCCGCCGCCGGGTCGCCGGGGGGGCCGCGGATGGGCCATCCCCGCGTCGACGAGGTGGCGGGCCAGCCGGGCCGTCCCCCCGCCCGCGGCCACGGCGGCGCCGGCGGCGAGGCGGTCGACGGCGCGGGCGCCGGACTCGGAGAGCCGCAGCAGCCGCGGCGGGCTGCCGCCGATCAGCACCCGACCGCCCTCGAGGCGGCGCAGCCGCGGGTCGAGGGCGACACCGAAGCCCGCGGGGAGCCCCGCGGCGCCGCTCACCGGTCCCACCGCGCCACCGACCGGACCAGGTCGTCGAGCAGGGCGGCGAGCAGCCGCTCACCCTCGGCGGCGCCGGCGCCGGACGGGTCGCCGAGCACGCCGTTGGCCGAGACCCCGGCGACCCCGACCGCCCGCAGCCGGGGCATCAGCTCGGCGAGCGGCCGCGGGTCGCCGGGCAGCGCACGCGACCGGCGCACCAGCGCAGGCCGGAGCGCGAGCATCAGCGACGTCTCGGTGCGCCCGGCGTGGGCGTCGCCGCCGGGCACCGAGGCCATCCACCCCAGCACCCGCCGGCCCTCGGCGCGGAGCCGCAGCACCGCCCCGTCGACCGCCTCGCGGTTGCCGCCGTGCCCGCACACCAGGACGGTGCCGCGGCAGAGGTCGGAGGCGGAGCGCACCAGCTCGACGAGCACCGCCTCCAGCGCCGCCGTCCCCAGCGACAGGGTGCCGGGGAACCCGGCGTGCTCGCCGCTGGCACCGTAGGGGAGGGCGGGGGCGACGAGCACGTCGTCGCGGCGCCGCGCCAGACCGGCGGCGAGCGCGGTGGCGATGCGGGTGTCGGTGTCGAGGGGCAGGTGCGGCCCGTGCTGCTCGGTCGAGCCCAGCGGCACCGCGAGCAGCGGCGCGCCCGACGCCCGCGTCCCCGCCTGCTGCCAGGTGAGCGGGGCGAGCTCGGCGCCGTGTGACGGTCCCATCCCGGGCATCATGCCAAGTCCGACGTTCATGACCGTTTACCGCGGATCGCAGTGGTGAGTAGCATGGACGGCCGCGGCGACTGTGTGGGGCGCTGCGCAACTCCGCGCTCACAGGTCACATTGTGACCTTTCAACCACGCAAGGCCCGGTGTGGGGTTTTTCGGAGGAGGCTGATGAGACACAGCATCGCGATGACGGTCAACGGCGTCCGGCGCGAGGACGCGGTGGAGCCGCGCCTCCTCCTGGTGCACTACCTGCGCGAGGTCGCCGGCCTGACCGGGACGCACGTCGGCTGCGACACCAGCCAGTGCGGCGCGTGCACCGTGCTCGTGGACGGAAGGGCGGTGAAGTCCTGCAGCGTCTTCGCGGTCCAGGCCGAGGGCCGCTCGATCACCACCATCGAGGGGCTGGCCAGCGGGACCGAGCTCCACCCGCTGCAGCAGGCGTTCTGGGACGAGCACGGTCTGCAGTGCGGCTACTGCACCCCGGGCTTCATCATGGCCGCCGCCCACCTGCTCGAGGGGAATCCCTCGCCCAGCGACGACGAGATCAGGAAGGGGCTCGAGGGCAACCTCTGCCGCTGCACCGGCTACGAGAACATCCTCAAGGCGGTGCGCTCGGCGAGCCGGCGGATGGCGGCGACCGAGACCGCGCCGGTGTCGGCCCAGCCCGCCACCGTGGGGAGCTAGGCGATGGCAGTCACCCAGATGATCGGCGCGCACATCCAGCGGCGCGAGGACCCGCGGCTGATCACCGGCCACGGCAACTACATCGACGACATGAAGCTGCCCGGCATGCTCCACATGTCGGTGGTGCGCAGCCCCTACCCGCACGCGCGGATCGTCTCCATCGACACCGCCGAGGCGCTGGCCTCGCCGGGGGTCCGGGCGGTGTACATCGCGAAGGACTTCCAGGCGGTGCTGACCGGGGGCATCCCCGCGGCCCCGGCCTTCGTGCCCGACAAGAAGCAGGTGCCCAACCAGTACCCGATCGCCGACGGCGAGGCGGTGTACCAGGGTGAGCCCGTCGCCGTGGTGCTCGCCGACGACCGCTACCTCGCCGACGACGCCGCCCAGCTGGTGAGCATCGACTACGACCCGCTCCCTGCGGTCATCGACCTCGACAAGGCGATCGAGCCGGGCAGCCCGACGGCGCACACCGGGGCGCCCGACAACATCGCCTGGGAGGCGATCTTCCCGGGCGGCGACATCGAGGCGGCGATGGCCGAGGCGGAGGTGACGCTGTCGCTGCGCATCACCCAGCAGCGGCTCTTCCCCCTGGCGATGGAGGGCCGCGGCTGCGTCGCCGAGTGGGTGCCCTTCAGCAACCGGCTGACGCTGTGGACGTCGACCCAGGTACCCCACTTCCTGCGCCTCTTCATCAGCGGCACGCTCGGCCTCACCGAGGCCCAGATGCGGGTGGTGTCGAACGACGTCGGCGGCGGCTTCGGCGCCAAGCTGCGGCCCTACCCCGAGGAGTACCTGGCCTGCGCCGCCTCCAAGCTGGTGGGCCTGCCGGTGAAGTGGATCGAGACCCGCAGCGAGGGGCTGCAGGCGACCACCCACGGCCGCGGCCAGATCTACGACCTCGAGGTCGGCGCCAGGCGCGACGGCACCCTGCTCGGCCTGCGGATCACCCAGCTGCTCGACGCCGGTGCGTACGTCGGCGTCTTCGGCTCCTTCCAGACCTGCGCCATCCTCCTCGGCGGCGGCTGCTACACCTTCAAGGCGGTGCACGGGCGCAGCCTCGGCATCCTCACCAACCGGGTGTCCACCGACCCCTATCGCGGCGCCGGCCGTCCCGAGGCCACCCACCTGGTGGAGCGGATCGTCGACCTCGTCGCCGGTGAGCTGGGCCTCGACCCGGTCGAGGTGCGGCGGAAGAATTTCATCCAGCCCGAGGACTTCCCCCATCCCAACAACTTCGGGCTCGTCTACGACTCCGGGAACTACCAGGGCACCCTCGACCGCGCCCTCGAGATGGTCGGCTACGACGAGCTGCGCAAGCGCCAGGCAGAGCTGCGCGAGCAGGGCCGCTACCTCGGCATCGGGCTCTCCACCTGGGTGGAGATCTGCGGCCTCGGCCCCAGCTCGGCGACCGCGCCGGCGGCGGGCGTGGCCCTGGTCGAGTCGTCCACGGTGCGGGTGCACCCCACCGGCTCGGTGACGGTGAGCACCGGCACCCACAGCCACGGGCAGGGTCACGAGACCACCTTCTCCCAGATCGTCAGCGACAGCCTCGGAGTGCCCTACGAGTCGATCGACATCAAGCACGGCGACACCGGGGAGAGCCCGTTCGGCTACGGCACCTACGGCTCGCGCAGCCTCGCGGTGGGCGGCATCTCCATCCTCAAGTCGTGCCAGAAGGTGGTCGAGAAGGCGAGGCGGCTGGCCGCCCACATCTTCGAGGCGGCCGAGGAGGACGTGGTCTTCGACCAGGGCCGCTTCTACGTCAAGGGCAGCCCCGACAACGCCAAGGTGCTCGGCGAGCTCGCCTTCGCCTCCTACGGCGCCGGGCTTCCCGAGGGAATGGAGCAGGGGCTGGAGGCGGTCACCTACTTCGATCCACCGAACTTCGTCTGGCCGTTCGGCTGCCACATCTGCGTGGTCGAGGTCGACCCGGAGACCGGCGGCGTCGACCTCCAGCGCTACATCGCGGTCGACGACTGCGGCAACGTCATCAACCCGATGATCGTC comes from Candidatus Dormiibacterota bacterium and encodes:
- a CDS encoding response regulator transcription factor gives rise to the protein MATRTRVLLVDDHPIVISGIRRLLAHAPDFEVVGQASTARDAVETAIATAPDLILLDLRLPDVRSADLCRRIRATVPSAQVVIFTAFVEGALLRSCLSAGVSGVLLKDAHELDLVSDLRRIRSGRVVIDDRVQATAAGSPTDPHIFDATLTQREHEVLRLLAEGMSGKEMATALGLAPNTVRSYCQSLLSKLQSTSRIQALANARSRGLL
- a CDS encoding histidine kinase produces the protein MRRSPEEAAVSALEDLRALHLATRRLCGLLDSSVLAARAAQEAHNLAGTDFTSLAVTENASLLAMRGTCQANSKPIRTLKVPAGKGLGGRVLLERRPITVADYQNDDTISHHFNPVVAAEGLRGLACVPIDDGEDVIGVLYAGIRRVGTIGDRAQTNMLEFARTVGPLITAARHAEQQTRLRVSAERQRIGRELHDSLGPLLFGIGISARKARERVAEDVPDLIADLDDIQSQASSASSQLREALRDLAPASAECAFSSVLQMQVEPFSQRSGIPVSLVVLGSPRTLSPTVQGVLLSSVREGLYNIERHAGAASVAITVKYDAEHVTLVVQDDGRGLPRRFELEVAPDHGRGWGLPAILGRAQALGGDVSLFNNDDGGATLRVCIPTGRGDGDPY
- the mftF gene encoding mycofactocin biosynthesis glycosyltransferase MftF (Members of this protein family, MftF, are glycosyltransferases, members of PF00535 (glycosyl transferase family 2). The encoding gene is found as part of the mycofactocin cassette, in Mycobacterium tuberculosis, many other Actinobacteria, and occasional members of other lineages. Mycofactocin itself, a putative redox carrier, is a heavily modified derivative of the C-terminal Val-Tyr dipeptide of the mycofactocin precursor MftA (TIGR03969).), whose translation is MGPVSGAAGLPAGFGVALDPRLRRLEGGRVLIGGSPPRLLRLSESGARAVDRLAAGAAVAAGGGTARLARHLVDAGMAHPRPPRRPGGGAGVAVVIPVRDRPVGLARALAGVGPVAELVVVDDGSVDAAAAARAAAAAGALLLRNPRSLGPAAARNRGLRATTAPLVAFVDSDCELAPGWLDGLLPHLDDPAVGLVAPRVAAPDPAPGEGRLAGYERVRSPLDMGPLEAAVAEGTAVPYVPAAVLLVRREAARALGGFDEAMRVGEDVDFVWRLAAAGWVARYDPAVRALHQPRARAAGWLRQRAAYGTSAAALARRHPGRLAAVRLSPAAALGWGLLVLGRPLPAAALAALGTARLGRRLRPLDHPWGEASRLTMAGHRTTARVLAEQLVRAWWPAALAAALLMPRTRRPLAAVALLPPLAEWWRQRPPLDPVSYGALRLADAAAYGAGVWAGCVRERTLSPLLPRLER
- the mftE gene encoding mycofactocin biosynthesis peptidyl-dipeptidase MftE, with the protein product MGPSHGAELAPLTWQQAGTRASGAPLLAVPLGSTEQHGPHLPLDTDTRIATALAAGLARRRDDVLVAPALPYGASGEHAGFPGTLSLGTAALEAVLVELVRSASDLCRGTVLVCGHGGNREAVDGAVLRLRAEGRRVLGWMASVPGGDAHAGRTETSLMLALRPALVRRSRALPGDPRPLAELMPRLRAVGVAGVSANGVLGDPSGAGAAEGERLLAALLDDLVRSVARWDR
- a CDS encoding (2Fe-2S)-binding protein, whose amino-acid sequence is MRHSIAMTVNGVRREDAVEPRLLLVHYLREVAGLTGTHVGCDTSQCGACTVLVDGRAVKSCSVFAVQAEGRSITTIEGLASGTELHPLQQAFWDEHGLQCGYCTPGFIMAAAHLLEGNPSPSDDEIRKGLEGNLCRCTGYENILKAVRSASRRMAATETAPVSAQPATVGS
- a CDS encoding molybdopterin cofactor-binding domain-containing protein, with the translated sequence MAVTQMIGAHIQRREDPRLITGHGNYIDDMKLPGMLHMSVVRSPYPHARIVSIDTAEALASPGVRAVYIAKDFQAVLTGGIPAAPAFVPDKKQVPNQYPIADGEAVYQGEPVAVVLADDRYLADDAAQLVSIDYDPLPAVIDLDKAIEPGSPTAHTGAPDNIAWEAIFPGGDIEAAMAEAEVTLSLRITQQRLFPLAMEGRGCVAEWVPFSNRLTLWTSTQVPHFLRLFISGTLGLTEAQMRVVSNDVGGGFGAKLRPYPEEYLACAASKLVGLPVKWIETRSEGLQATTHGRGQIYDLEVGARRDGTLLGLRITQLLDAGAYVGVFGSFQTCAILLGGGCYTFKAVHGRSLGILTNRVSTDPYRGAGRPEATHLVERIVDLVAGELGLDPVEVRRKNFIQPEDFPHPNNFGLVYDSGNYQGTLDRALEMVGYDELRKRQAELREQGRYLGIGLSTWVEICGLGPSSATAPAAGVALVESSTVRVHPTGSVTVSTGTHSHGQGHETTFSQIVSDSLGVPYESIDIKHGDTGESPFGYGTYGSRSLAVGGISILKSCQKVVEKARRLAAHIFEAAEEDVVFDQGRFYVKGSPDNAKVLGELAFASYGAGLPEGMEQGLEAVTYFDPPNFVWPFGCHICVVEVDPETGGVDLQRYIAVDDCGNVINPMIVDGQLHGGIAQGIAQALFEEVVYDEESGQLLTGTLLDYLVPTMAEMPRYELDRTVTPSPTNELGVKGIGEAGTIAASAAVINAVVDALSPFGIKHVEMPARPDRIWSLIQEARA